From the Cryptomeria japonica chromosome 2, Sugi_1.0, whole genome shotgun sequence genome, one window contains:
- the LOC131034057 gene encoding thiol protease aleurain-like: protein MARLFSLVFVSTVLALTVAATAFDGSNYIDMVTDKFSELGNDAFKLLGTSPKALQFGEFALSYGKKYSSISELVQRYNVFVQNVELIESRNSMNLPYTLGLNEFADLTWEEFRGQYLGASQNCSATKSNHKFMDVELPKTKDWRETGIVSPVKNQAHCGSCWTFSTTGALEAAYKQATGKFVSLSEQQLVDCAGAFNNFGCNGGLPSQAFEYIKYNGGLDTEEAYPYTAKDGVCKYDVNSVGAKVSDSVNITSGDEEELKQAVALVRPVSVAFQVIQEFRFYKGGVFTSTHCGQGPMDVNHAVLAVGYGVTEEGTPYWIIKNSWGADWGVDGYFNMELGKNMCGVSTCASYPIV from the exons ATGGCGCGTCTTTTTTCCCTTGTATTTGTGAGCACTGTTCTGGCCTTGACGGTTGCTGCAACTGCCTTCGATGGCAGCAATTATATTGACATGGTCACTGATAAATTTAGTGAACTGGGAAATGATGCGTTTAAGCTGCTGGGAACCTCCCCCAAAGCTTTACAGTTTGGAGAGTTTGCTCTCAG TTATGGCAAGAAGTACAGTTCGATCAGCGAGCTTGTCCAGCGATACAATGTTTTTGTGCAGAACGTGGAATTAATCGAGTCAAGAAACAGCATGAATCTTCCTTACACTTTGGGACTTAATG AGTTTGCTGACTTGACATGGGAGGAATTTCGGGGACAATATCTGGGTGCATCACAGAACTGTTCAGCTACTAAGAGTAATCACAAGTTCATGGATGTTGAGCTTCCTAAAACG AAAGACTGGAGAGAAACGGGCATAGTGAGCCCAGTGAAAAATCAAGCCCACTGTGGATCCTGCTGGACATTCAG CACCACTGGAGCACTTGAGGCTGCCTATAAACAGGCTACAGGAAAATTTGTTAGCCTGTCTGAACAGCAATTAGTTGACTGTGCTGGAGCATTCAACAACTTTGGCTGCAATGGTGGCTTGCCATCCCAAGCATTTGAGTATATTAAATACAATGGTGGACTAGACACTGAAGAGGCTTACCCTTACACAGCTAAAGATGGTGTCTGTAAATATGATGTAAACAGTGTTGGTGCAAAGGTTTCAGATTCTGTCAACATCACTTCG GGAGATGAAGAAGAACTTAAACAGGCCGTGGCTCTAGTTCGCCCTGTTAGTGTGGCATTCCAAGTTATTCAAGAATTCCGATTTTACAAGGGAGGGGTCTTCACCAGCACCCACTGTGGTCAAGGCCCAATG GACGTGAACCATGCTGTTCTGGCTGTTGGGTATGGCGTTACCGAAGAAGGAACCCCATACTGGATCATCAAGAATTCTTGGGGAGCAGATTGGGGCGTTGATGGATACTTCAATATGGAGTTGGGAAAGAATATGTGTG GTGTCTCAACTTGTGCTTCTTATCCCATTGTCTAG